In the Nicotiana tabacum cultivar K326 chromosome 16, ASM71507v2, whole genome shotgun sequence genome, one interval contains:
- the LOC107820579 gene encoding abscisic stress-ripening protein 3-like — MAEEKHHHLFHHKNKEEEEGPVDYEKEVKHHSHLEKVGELGAAAAGAFAMHEKHKAKKDPEHAHKHKIEEEIAAAAAVGAGGFAFHEHHDKKDAKKEQKEAEGGKHHHLF; from the exons ATGGCCGAAGAGAAGCACCATCATCTCTTTCACCACAAGAACAAGGAGGAGGAAGAGGGTCCTGTCGATTATGAAAAAGAAGTCAAGCACCATAGTCATCTCGAGAAAGTTGGTGAACTTGGTGCTGCTGCTGCTGGTGCTTTTGCCATG CATGAGAAGCACAAGGCAAAGAAAGATCCAGAGCATGCACACAAACACAAGATAGAAGAAGAGATAGCAGCAGCTGCTGCAGTTGGGGCAGGTGGATTTGCATTCCATGAACACCATGATAAGAAGGATGCcaagaaagaacaaaaggaaGCTGAAGGAGGAAAACACCACCACCTCTTCTAA